The Flammeovirgaceae bacterium genome contains a region encoding:
- a CDS encoding 1-deoxy-D-xylulose-5-phosphate synthase, which yields MLITPGPLLAKINSPDDLKKLDQEKLVQLCDELRHFIIDNVSIYGGHFGASLGVVELTVALHYVFNAPYDQLVWDVGHQAYGHKILTGRRNVFHTNRFYGGISGFPKRSESIYDAFGVGHSSTSVSAALGMAEASKYLKLDNKQHIAVIGDGALTGGIAFEGLNNAGVSNTNLLIILNDNCMSIDPNVGALKDYLTDITTSRAYNKLKDEVWNLLGKLSTFGKSAQEIVSKVENGIKSTVLSQSNLFESLNLRYFGPVDGHDVNHLVGVLNDLKEIKGPKILHCITVKGKGYGPAEKGNATTWHAPGTFDKITGEIHKKVHDSPQPPKYQDVFGHTLVELARANDKIMGITPAMPSGSSMNIMMKEMPNRAFDVGIAEQHAVTFSAGLATQGLIPFCNIYSSFMQRAYDQVVHDVCIQNLPVNFCLDRAGFAGADGPTHHGAYDIAYLRCLPNIIVSAPMNEAELRNLMYTASLPRSKQAFAIRYPRGQGVMPNWKTPFEEVKIGTGRKIRDGKDLAILTIGHIGNYAVTVCENLAKQGLDIAHYDLRFVKPLDEAMLHEVFTTFKKVVTVEDGCIQGGFGSAVLEFMADHQYQAEVKRLGIPDRVVEHGEQLELHNECGFGPEGIRQAVLHMLERVNTPVG from the coding sequence ATGCTGATAACACCCGGACCGCTGCTGGCCAAAATCAACAGTCCTGATGATCTGAAAAAACTCGATCAGGAAAAACTCGTTCAGCTTTGTGATGAGCTTCGGCACTTTATCATTGATAATGTATCTATTTACGGAGGTCATTTCGGTGCCAGTCTTGGTGTAGTGGAGCTAACCGTTGCCCTTCATTATGTTTTCAATGCACCGTATGATCAGTTGGTATGGGATGTGGGCCACCAGGCCTACGGCCATAAAATACTTACAGGCAGGCGCAATGTATTTCATACAAACCGCTTTTATGGAGGTATATCGGGTTTTCCAAAGCGATCAGAGAGCATCTATGATGCGTTTGGCGTGGGTCATTCATCTACTTCGGTTTCGGCAGCGTTGGGCATGGCCGAAGCTTCAAAATACCTGAAACTCGATAACAAACAACACATTGCGGTTATTGGTGATGGTGCTTTAACCGGTGGCATTGCCTTCGAAGGACTAAACAATGCAGGGGTTTCCAACACGAACCTGCTCATCATCCTGAACGACAATTGCATGTCGATTGACCCGAATGTGGGTGCACTTAAAGATTACCTTACCGATATCACAACCTCGAGAGCATACAACAAATTAAAGGACGAAGTTTGGAACCTGCTGGGAAAACTATCAACCTTCGGAAAAAGCGCACAGGAGATTGTCTCCAAAGTGGAGAACGGAATTAAGTCAACGGTGCTGAGCCAGAGCAACCTGTTTGAATCACTTAACCTGCGGTACTTCGGCCCGGTTGACGGACACGATGTGAACCACCTGGTAGGTGTGCTCAACGATCTGAAAGAAATAAAAGGCCCTAAAATACTCCATTGTATAACCGTAAAGGGTAAAGGCTATGGTCCGGCCGAGAAAGGTAATGCAACTACCTGGCATGCCCCGGGCACGTTCGATAAAATTACCGGTGAAATCCATAAGAAAGTTCACGATTCACCGCAGCCCCCCAAGTACCAGGACGTGTTCGGCCACACCTTAGTTGAACTGGCCAGGGCCAACGATAAAATTATGGGTATCACCCCGGCTATGCCATCAGGGTCATCCATGAACATCATGATGAAGGAAATGCCCAACCGGGCATTTGATGTGGGCATTGCCGAGCAACATGCGGTTACATTTTCGGCCGGGCTTGCTACGCAGGGCCTGATACCGTTCTGTAATATCTACAGCTCGTTTATGCAACGAGCGTATGATCAGGTGGTGCATGATGTATGCATTCAGAACCTGCCCGTTAATTTCTGCCTCGACCGCGCAGGATTTGCCGGTGCAGATGGCCCTACTCACCACGGTGCCTATGATATTGCCTACCTGCGGTGCTTACCCAACATCATCGTATCTGCTCCGATGAACGAAGCAGAACTCCGTAACCTGATGTACACCGCATCGTTGCCGCGAAGCAAACAGGCCTTTGCCATCCGGTATCCGCGTGGGCAAGGGGTTATGCCCAACTGGAAAACACCTTTTGAAGAAGTGAAGATCGGAACCGGGCGAAAGATCCGTGACGGAAAAGATCTGGCCATCCTTACCATTGGGCACATCGGCAATTATGCGGTAACAGTATGCGAAAACCTGGCGAAGCAGGGGCTGGATATAGCGCATTATGATTTGCGTTTTGTAAAGCCTTTAGACGAAGCGATGTTGCATGAAGTATTCACCACCTTCAAAAAAGTTGTTACCGTTGAAGATGGCTGCATTCAGGGAGGGTTTGGAAGCGCGGTACTTGAATTTATGGCCGACCATCAGTACCAGGCGGAAGTTAAGCGCCTGGGTATACCCGACAGGGTTGTTGAACACGGTGAACAACTTGAATTGCATAATGAGTGCGGCTTCGGACCAGAGGGTATCCGGCAGGCTGTACTCCACATGCTTGAGCGCGTCAATACGCCTGTTGGATAA
- a CDS encoding TolC family protein, whose product MKKSNRNWCFILLAGILASAQGQTPSDTLFRIPDTAKVFTIENFYVLVTRYHPVARQAGLLSDVAKQEIRLARGNFDPKAEVTYLTKNFSDKEYYSVFNGSITFNSVFPLDPKIGVEKNLGEFLNPERYISNQFNYRQFYAGLSIPLGRGLITDDRRAALRQAELFKSLTEAEQVKIINKLMLDAAYDYWNWFYSYYNFRLMNRGVVVAQEIFRRTKLNVELGENAPIDSVQAKITWQNRLIQQQEALLNFKNAGVQLSTYLWDSIGQPALLNLQWVPVPEKEILMMTGAELQELADQARQNHPDLRKLSITLMQLDVSRRLAAEYLKPRLDLNYYWLNQPFDPQWNWNTPNTEDYKFGLDFSMPLFLRKERARLAQVKLRINATQYERGLAEREVVNAIQATYNSLMATNTIITNQQAMVENYERLLQAELLNFENGESDLFKINIQLEYLLQAQTKWAKLLADYEKQKALLYWAAGVRNLGREGL is encoded by the coding sequence ATGAAGAAAAGTAATCGGAATTGGTGCTTCATTTTATTAGCAGGTATTTTGGCCTCCGCACAAGGACAAACACCCAGCGATACACTTTTTCGTATTCCAGATACGGCTAAAGTATTTACCATCGAAAACTTTTATGTACTGGTAACACGCTACCACCCGGTAGCCCGGCAAGCGGGATTGTTAAGTGATGTAGCTAAACAGGAGATACGTCTGGCTCGCGGTAATTTCGACCCAAAAGCCGAGGTTACTTACCTGACAAAAAATTTCTCCGATAAAGAATACTATTCCGTTTTCAACGGATCGATTACGTTTAATTCGGTCTTTCCGCTTGACCCGAAAATTGGCGTGGAAAAAAACCTCGGAGAATTTCTGAATCCCGAACGGTACATTTCAAACCAGTTTAACTACCGGCAATTTTATGCCGGCCTTTCAATACCCCTGGGCAGGGGCCTCATAACCGATGATCGCAGGGCCGCCTTACGACAAGCCGAGCTTTTTAAAAGTTTAACCGAAGCCGAACAGGTTAAAATAATTAACAAATTGATGCTGGATGCCGCTTACGATTACTGGAACTGGTTTTACAGTTATTACAATTTCAGGCTGATGAACCGTGGGGTAGTAGTGGCGCAGGAAATTTTCAGGCGAACCAAACTAAATGTAGAACTTGGCGAGAACGCACCCATTGATTCAGTGCAGGCAAAAATAACCTGGCAAAACCGCCTTATACAGCAACAAGAGGCTCTTCTCAATTTTAAAAATGCCGGAGTGCAATTAAGCACCTACCTGTGGGATAGCATTGGTCAACCCGCTTTACTTAATCTCCAATGGGTACCTGTTCCTGAAAAAGAAATACTGATGATGACAGGGGCCGAACTCCAAGAACTGGCAGACCAGGCTCGTCAAAACCACCCTGACTTACGTAAACTTTCCATAACCCTTATGCAACTGGATGTAAGCCGCAGGCTCGCAGCCGAATACCTCAAGCCACGACTCGACCTGAACTATTACTGGCTCAATCAACCTTTTGACCCGCAATGGAACTGGAATACACCGAACACCGAAGATTATAAATTCGGATTGGATTTTAGCATGCCCCTGTTTCTGCGTAAAGAAAGAGCCCGGCTGGCCCAGGTAAAACTGAGAATCAATGCTACGCAATATGAACGAGGCCTTGCCGAACGCGAAGTAGTCAACGCCATACAGGCTACCTATAATTCCCTGATGGCCACCAATACCATCATCACCAACCAGCAGGCCATGGTCGAAAATTATGAACGCCTGTTGCAGGCTGAACTTTTAAATTTTGAAAATGGCGAAAGCGATCTGTTTAAGATCAATATTCAGCTTGAATACCTGCTGCAGGCGCAAACCAAATGGGCCAAGTTGCTGGCCGACTATGAAAAACAAAAAGCGCTGTTGTATTGGGCGGCCGGAGTGCGCAACCTTGGCCGTGAAGGACTCTGA
- a CDS encoding alpha/beta hydrolase yields MLPVYFTDQGKGFPVVFLHGFCETNQIWQGVVAHLQDSWRLLAVDLPGFGNSKLSAVPESLDEIADAIIQWLESIRVSRCIVFGHSLGGYITLAIAQKRPDLLAAFGLVHSTAYADTEEKKANRNRVVEFVKEHGVNPFIESFIPPLFANLQHPRIAEVVSMGKTTPLQTLIAYTHAMRDRPDRTDLLADFKGKVLLLAGEHDRLISVESIAEQAQRCQQPVFTVLQGVAHMGMLEDEAGIIRVLRLFLDSVEDI; encoded by the coding sequence ATGTTGCCTGTTTATTTCACCGATCAGGGTAAAGGGTTTCCGGTTGTATTTCTTCATGGCTTTTGTGAGACTAATCAGATCTGGCAAGGTGTTGTAGCTCACCTGCAGGATTCATGGCGCCTGCTGGCCGTTGATCTGCCTGGCTTTGGGAACAGCAAACTTTCAGCCGTGCCGGAATCACTTGATGAAATTGCTGATGCAATCATCCAGTGGTTAGAATCAATCCGGGTTTCCAGGTGCATCGTATTTGGCCATAGCCTTGGTGGCTACATTACACTGGCTATTGCCCAAAAAAGACCAGACTTGCTGGCAGCATTTGGATTAGTACACTCCACAGCATATGCCGATACGGAAGAGAAAAAAGCTAACCGTAACCGCGTTGTTGAATTTGTTAAAGAGCATGGGGTTAATCCTTTCATTGAGTCATTTATCCCTCCGTTATTTGCCAATCTCCAACACCCCCGGATTGCCGAAGTTGTAAGCATGGGTAAGACAACTCCGCTGCAAACCCTTATTGCTTACACACATGCTATGCGCGACCGGCCCGACCGGACCGATCTGCTGGCTGACTTTAAGGGCAAGGTATTGCTGCTTGCCGGTGAACACGACCGCCTGATTTCGGTAGAGAGTATTGCCGAACAGGCTCAACGTTGTCAGCAACCTGTGTTTACTGTGCTTCAGGGTGTTGCGCACATGGGCATGCTGGAAGATGAGGCCGGAATCATTCGTGTGCTTAGGCTTTTTTTAGATAGCGTGGAGGATATTTAG
- a CDS encoding HlyD family efflux transporter periplasmic adaptor subunit — MLNLSPNRVNKIIEQEKLYSLRAIKVPKAGKVLARILAVIGLLFLVILFVPWQQNIRGTGKVTAFNPGNRPQTVETAIAGRIQQWHVQEGEYVDKGDTIITLSEVREKFFDPELLKRLAEQINAKEKSVAAKIEKAQALSRQINALRLALTNKVEQTKAKLEAERVRYLNMENQFQRNKKLFEAGNIPLTKFQEIEYKYQNAQAEYLNVQIELDRVQAEYLDKISKAESDRSNAEAEIFETQADLAKLRNEYANMEIRNQQYQIIAPQNGVVVKAMKAGIGETIKEGDAVCTIMPLATSDMAAEMYIRAMDVPLVSKGRKVRIIFDGWPAIQFSGWPSVSVGTFGGTVKVIDYVNSKPGEFRILVVPDSTDTAWPRQLRLGSGIKGWVMLDDVPVWYEIWRQLNGFPPSLYEEPLDEVLQKKQVPVNQQKDEEK; from the coding sequence ATGCTGAACCTCTCGCCAAACCGGGTTAATAAAATTATTGAGCAGGAAAAACTGTACTCGCTGCGCGCCATTAAAGTGCCAAAAGCCGGCAAAGTGCTTGCGCGGATTCTGGCTGTCATCGGTTTATTGTTCCTGGTAATCCTGTTTGTACCCTGGCAGCAAAATATACGGGGTACCGGTAAAGTTACGGCCTTCAATCCGGGTAACCGGCCGCAAACCGTAGAGACCGCAATTGCCGGACGAATTCAACAATGGCACGTGCAGGAAGGTGAGTATGTAGACAAGGGCGATACCATCATCACGCTTAGTGAAGTGCGCGAAAAATTCTTTGACCCCGAGCTGCTGAAACGATTGGCCGAGCAGATTAACGCAAAAGAAAAAAGCGTAGCTGCTAAAATCGAAAAAGCCCAGGCCTTATCACGCCAGATAAATGCCTTGCGCTTAGCCCTTACTAATAAAGTAGAGCAGACCAAAGCGAAGTTGGAGGCTGAACGCGTCCGGTATTTAAATATGGAAAACCAGTTTCAACGAAATAAAAAGCTGTTCGAGGCTGGCAACATCCCGCTAACCAAATTCCAGGAAATTGAATACAAATACCAAAATGCCCAGGCTGAATACCTGAATGTCCAGATTGAACTCGATCGCGTTCAGGCCGAATACCTTGATAAAATCAGCAAGGCCGAATCAGACCGGAGTAATGCCGAGGCCGAGATTTTTGAAACACAGGCCGACCTGGCCAAACTGCGCAACGAATACGCCAATATGGAAATCCGAAACCAGCAATATCAAATCATCGCCCCGCAAAATGGCGTTGTGGTTAAGGCCATGAAAGCCGGTATTGGCGAAACCATTAAAGAAGGGGATGCCGTGTGTACCATTATGCCACTGGCCACTTCCGATATGGCTGCTGAAATGTATATCCGTGCCATGGACGTACCGCTGGTGAGCAAAGGCCGCAAGGTGCGTATAATTTTTGACGGCTGGCCCGCCATCCAATTCTCAGGCTGGCCCAGTGTTTCGGTTGGAACATTTGGCGGCACCGTTAAGGTAATTGACTATGTAAACTCTAAACCCGGTGAGTTCCGCATCCTGGTTGTACCTGACTCTACCGATACGGCATGGCCCAGGCAACTACGTTTGGGTTCAGGTATTAAAGGTTGGGTGATGCTTGATGATGTACCGGTGTGGTACGAAATATGGCGACAACTTAACGGTTTCCCGCCCAGTTTGTACGAGGAGCCGCTTGATGAGGTGCTCCAGAAAAAACAAGTTCCGGTTAACCAGCAAAAGGATGAAGAAAAGTAA
- a CDS encoding dienelactone hydrolase family protein yields the protein MDQRIINLFDEYTHKPLTREEFIKKLTLLTGSTAAAMATLPLLEVNYAHAATVPLQDDRLFTEYVNYAGADTDVMQAYVARPKKKGKYAAVMVIHENRGLNPHIEDVTRRMALEGFLAFAPNALAPLGGTPEDADKARELFQKLDAKKTITNFAKGFDYLKTRKDCNGKFGCIGFCWGGAMTNNMAVHVPTLRAAVPYYGRQPEVTDVPRIKAALLLHYAEMDERVNAGIPAFEEALKTAGVSYTIHIYKGAQHAFNNDTAPTRYNAEAAQLAWSRTIAFLKEKLK from the coding sequence ATGGATCAACGCATCATTAACCTGTTTGATGAATACACGCACAAACCGCTTACGCGCGAAGAATTCATTAAAAAACTAACCCTGCTTACGGGCAGCACGGCTGCCGCCATGGCTACCCTGCCGCTGCTGGAAGTGAATTATGCCCATGCCGCTACCGTTCCGTTGCAGGACGACCGGCTCTTTACCGAATATGTTAACTATGCAGGGGCTGATACCGATGTAATGCAGGCTTATGTGGCCCGGCCAAAAAAGAAAGGAAAATATGCCGCAGTAATGGTTATTCATGAAAACCGGGGCCTCAACCCGCATATTGAAGATGTAACCCGCAGGATGGCACTGGAAGGGTTTTTAGCTTTTGCGCCCAATGCCCTGGCGCCCCTTGGCGGAACGCCCGAAGATGCCGACAAAGCCCGTGAACTTTTTCAAAAACTGGACGCAAAAAAAACCATTACCAACTTTGCCAAGGGCTTTGATTACCTGAAAACCCGTAAAGACTGCAACGGTAAATTCGGGTGCATTGGTTTTTGCTGGGGCGGTGCCATGACCAACAACATGGCGGTGCATGTACCCACGCTGCGGGCAGCCGTGCCCTACTACGGGCGCCAGCCTGAAGTTACCGATGTTCCCAGAATTAAAGCGGCTTTACTGTTGCACTATGCCGAAATGGATGAGCGGGTTAATGCCGGCATACCGGCATTCGAAGAAGCGTTAAAAACGGCCGGTGTCAGCTACACCATCCACATATACAAAGGTGCGCAACATGCTTTTAATAACGACACGGCTCCTACACGCTACAATGCCGAAGCGGCCCAACTGGCCTGGTCAAGAACCATTGCATTCTTGAAAGAAAAACTGAAGTAA
- a CDS encoding dihydroorotase — MKSTLIVNANIVNEGKVVQGDVLIKGPFIERIGGDLQSLRADAVIDAKNKYLLPGVIDDQVHFREPGLTHKGTIYTEAKAAVAGGITSYMEMPNTNPPVFTQQLLEDKYQIAARHSLANYSFYIGASDSNLEEVLNTNPANVCGLKIFMGSSTGNLLVDDPKVLEQFFANVPLLIATHCEDEPTIRKNSEDYRAKYGEQVPVNLHPKIRSTEGCIKSSTLAMELARKHGTRLHILHISTAQEARMFDAGPITGKKITAEACIHHLWFNDSDYDRLGMFIKWNPAIKTVADQQAIWQALLENRIDVIATDHAPHTIEEKNNSYFNAPSGGPLVQHSLVAMLEFYHQRKVSLDWIVNKMCHAPALLFAVEKRGFIKEGYFADLVLVNPDAPWKVEKSNILAKCGWSPFEGTTFRSEVTHTWVSGHLAYAQGTFNESQKGMRLTFNR, encoded by the coding sequence ATGAAATCAACACTAATCGTTAATGCAAATATAGTTAACGAAGGTAAGGTCGTTCAGGGTGATGTTTTGATTAAAGGTCCGTTCATTGAACGCATCGGAGGCGATTTGCAAAGCCTGCGGGCCGATGCCGTTATTGACGCAAAAAACAAGTACCTGTTGCCCGGAGTTATCGATGACCAGGTGCACTTTCGCGAACCCGGCTTAACCCATAAAGGCACCATTTACACCGAAGCAAAAGCGGCTGTTGCCGGTGGCATTACTTCGTACATGGAAATGCCCAACACCAACCCACCGGTTTTTACCCAACAACTCCTTGAGGATAAGTATCAAATTGCCGCCCGGCATTCATTGGCCAATTATTCGTTTTATATCGGTGCCTCTGATAGCAACCTGGAAGAAGTTCTAAACACAAATCCGGCTAATGTATGCGGGTTGAAAATTTTTATGGGCTCATCAACCGGCAACTTGTTGGTAGATGATCCAAAGGTATTGGAGCAGTTCTTTGCCAATGTGCCGTTGCTCATTGCCACGCATTGCGAGGACGAGCCAACTATCAGAAAAAATTCAGAAGATTACCGTGCAAAATATGGTGAGCAGGTTCCCGTTAACCTGCACCCGAAAATTCGCAGCACTGAAGGTTGCATTAAATCATCAACACTTGCTATGGAACTGGCCCGCAAGCACGGCACCCGTCTGCACATCCTGCATATTTCTACAGCCCAGGAAGCCAGGATGTTTGATGCCGGCCCAATAACCGGTAAAAAAATAACAGCCGAAGCCTGCATTCATCACTTATGGTTTAATGATTCTGATTACGATCGGCTGGGCATGTTCATTAAGTGGAACCCGGCAATCAAAACTGTGGCCGACCAGCAAGCTATTTGGCAGGCCCTGCTTGAAAACCGGATTGATGTAATCGCTACCGACCATGCCCCGCATACCATAGAAGAAAAAAACAATTCTTATTTCAATGCACCTTCCGGTGGCCCCTTAGTTCAACACAGCCTGGTGGCCATGCTGGAATTTTATCATCAGCGGAAAGTTTCGCTGGATTGGATCGTGAACAAAATGTGCCACGCCCCGGCTTTACTATTTGCTGTTGAAAAGCGTGGCTTTATCAAGGAGGGTTATTTTGCCGACCTGGTACTGGTTAATCCGGATGCCCCCTGGAAAGTTGAAAAGAGCAATATTTTGGCTAAATGCGGCTGGTCGCCTTTCGAAGGAACCACTTTTCGCTCAGAGGTAACGCATACGTGGGTATCGGGACATTTGGCTTATGCACAGGGTACGTTTAACGAATCGCAGAAGGGCATGCGGCTTACCTTTAACCGGTGA
- a CDS encoding segregation/condensation protein A — MTTTAENFEIKLPLFEGPFDLLLFFIERDELDIYDIPISKITTDFLSYLHHMENLNIEVASEFILVAATLMRIKSKMLLPRPQLDEQGNEIDPREELVKHLLEYKKYKSVIDSFQKMEEAELAKEKRGNLMKEIKSLAASSNVEAELQDVDLFKLMTVFEKVLRRYEYEKNRPVHQVIQYPYTLEGQKEYILNEVTRKERVSFTDIIAAYNTRIALIFNFLAILELLALGDLNIQVGEGYNNFWISRAEGGVG; from the coding sequence ATGACGACCACTGCCGAGAATTTTGAGATTAAACTCCCGCTTTTTGAGGGGCCTTTTGACCTGCTGCTATTCTTTATTGAACGGGACGAACTGGATATTTATGACATCCCGATTTCCAAAATCACTACCGATTTTCTGAGTTATCTCCACCACATGGAGAACCTTAATATTGAAGTAGCCAGTGAGTTTATTTTGGTTGCGGCTACCCTCATGCGCATTAAATCGAAAATGCTGTTACCACGCCCGCAACTTGATGAACAGGGAAATGAAATTGACCCTCGCGAAGAACTGGTAAAACATCTGCTGGAATATAAAAAATACAAATCCGTAATCGACTCCTTCCAGAAAATGGAAGAAGCCGAACTGGCCAAAGAAAAGCGCGGCAACCTGATGAAAGAAATCAAATCGCTGGCTGCCAGCAGCAATGTGGAGGCCGAACTGCAGGATGTGGACCTCTTTAAATTGATGACGGTGTTTGAAAAAGTGCTCAGGCGGTACGAGTACGAAAAAAACCGGCCTGTACACCAGGTTATTCAGTACCCGTATACACTGGAAGGACAAAAGGAGTATATCCTTAATGAAGTTACACGCAAGGAGCGCGTTTCGTTTACTGATATTATTGCCGCCTACAACACCCGCATAGCGCTGATCTTTAACTTCCTGGCCATATTGGAATTGCTTGCTTTGGGTGACCTGAACATCCAGGTAGGCGAAGGCTATAATAATTTCTGGATTTCGCGGGCCGAAGGGGGCGTGGGCTAA
- a CDS encoding DEAD/DEAH box helicase has translation MKEVSFADLKLNRQLLNAVAALGYEQPTEIQRKCIPVILSGQQVIGIAQTGTGKTAAYLLPILMNVKFAAGIEPRALILAPTKELVVQIAGHARQLAVHTDLRILALYGGIGPKSQIEVLQQGVDVVVATPGRFMELYLKGELPTKQIKTLVLDEADRMMDMGFMPQLRKIFEVIPHKRQNLLFSATFPEKVERLAAEFLVFPVRIEVSPPATPASQVTQVLYQVPNLKSKINFLEYLLGQPEFSRVLIFTRTKENADNVFKFIERKKLGPVRVIHSNKGQNSRINAVNEFKTGALRVLVSTDVTARGIDVTQVSHVINFDVPIVYEDYVHRIGRTGRAFQTGTAITLATEAEIYHIRKIESLIREQIPVKKLPAQVVIAETPKEEKLAMAREIDRQKKKEDPLYKGAFHDKKND, from the coding sequence ATGAAAGAAGTTTCATTTGCGGATTTGAAACTGAACCGGCAATTGCTGAACGCGGTAGCTGCCCTGGGCTATGAACAACCTACTGAAATACAACGAAAATGTATTCCGGTAATTCTCTCCGGTCAACAGGTAATTGGCATTGCCCAAACCGGAACCGGAAAAACAGCTGCTTACCTGTTACCGATTTTGATGAACGTAAAATTTGCGGCAGGTATTGAACCGCGTGCGCTTATTCTGGCCCCCACAAAGGAACTTGTTGTGCAGATTGCCGGGCATGCCCGGCAGCTGGCCGTACATACCGATTTGCGGATACTGGCCCTTTATGGCGGCATCGGGCCTAAAAGCCAAATTGAGGTACTTCAACAAGGAGTGGATGTTGTGGTAGCTACCCCGGGCAGGTTTATGGAGTTGTACCTAAAGGGAGAACTGCCCACTAAACAGATTAAAACCCTTGTTTTGGATGAGGCCGACCGGATGATGGATATGGGGTTTATGCCGCAGTTGCGGAAAATTTTTGAGGTGATACCCCACAAGCGACAAAACCTGCTGTTCTCGGCTACATTTCCGGAAAAAGTTGAGCGACTGGCCGCGGAATTTTTGGTATTCCCGGTGCGGATAGAAGTTTCGCCACCGGCAACTCCGGCTTCTCAGGTAACGCAGGTGTTGTATCAGGTTCCTAATCTGAAATCGAAAATTAATTTTCTGGAATATTTACTTGGGCAACCGGAGTTTAGCCGGGTGCTGATTTTTACACGTACGAAAGAAAATGCCGATAATGTATTTAAGTTTATTGAGCGGAAAAAACTGGGGCCCGTTCGTGTAATTCATTCCAACAAAGGCCAGAACAGCCGTATCAACGCGGTTAATGAATTTAAAACAGGTGCCTTGCGTGTACTGGTTTCTACCGATGTAACCGCCAGGGGCATTGATGTAACGCAGGTATCGCATGTAATCAACTTTGATGTACCAATTGTATATGAAGATTATGTGCACCGGATTGGACGCACCGGAAGGGCCTTTCAAACCGGTACGGCTATTACGCTGGCCACTGAAGCAGAAATTTATCACATCCGTAAAATCGAGTCGCTCATTCGCGAGCAGATACCGGTAAAGAAATTACCGGCTCAGGTGGTAATAGCCGAAACACCGAAGGAAGAAAAGCTGGCTATGGCCCGTGAAATTGATCGGCAAAAGAAGAAAGAAGATCCGTTGTATAAAGGTGCTTTTCACGACAAGAAGAATGATTAA